Proteins co-encoded in one Actinomadura luteofluorescens genomic window:
- a CDS encoding GNAT family N-acetyltransferase gives MEIRALAPDEVDAVRDIRARAFGPLPDEVWARRSRLARQAAEAGRQFAGYDGGAVVATGALLDMTQWWHGRAVSTAGVGAVTVAPEERGRGLGRRLMGDLLERCAGLGHPLAMLYPATTRLYRSLGWEHAGAWHHVDLSTEALRTIAAERVPVRRAGPGDAAEVAAVIARAHRTARDCGPVGWPEARWREHLGAPDGYHYLAEDGFLSYRWAEGNAGLEVARLVASSERTLRALWAIVGSGSSTAESVRACVSPMDPVLWLPREREHETVHRSQWMLRVVDAPAAIAARGFPAGVAAGVPLEIDDPQRPANSGRWHLEVKDGEGRLERSTATGADAVRLGPRGLSALYSGIPESTLRRAGLLQGGNAEALAAAFAATPFSLDYF, from the coding sequence ATGGAGATTCGCGCTCTCGCACCCGACGAGGTGGACGCCGTCCGTGACATCCGGGCCCGCGCCTTCGGGCCGCTGCCCGACGAGGTGTGGGCCCGCCGGTCCCGTCTCGCCCGGCAGGCGGCGGAGGCGGGGCGGCAGTTCGCCGGCTACGACGGCGGCGCGGTCGTCGCCACGGGGGCCCTGCTCGACATGACGCAGTGGTGGCACGGGCGGGCGGTGTCCACGGCCGGGGTCGGCGCGGTCACGGTCGCCCCCGAGGAGCGCGGGCGCGGCCTCGGCCGCCGTCTGATGGGCGACCTGCTGGAGCGGTGCGCCGGTCTCGGTCACCCGCTCGCCATGCTCTACCCGGCCACGACGCGGCTCTACCGGTCGCTCGGCTGGGAGCACGCGGGGGCCTGGCACCACGTCGACCTGTCCACCGAGGCTTTGCGCACGATCGCGGCCGAGCGGGTCCCCGTCCGCAGGGCCGGGCCCGGCGACGCCGCCGAGGTGGCCGCCGTGATCGCCCGCGCGCACCGGACGGCGCGCGACTGCGGTCCGGTCGGCTGGCCGGAGGCGAGATGGCGCGAGCACCTGGGCGCCCCGGACGGCTACCACTACCTGGCCGAGGACGGGTTCCTGTCCTACCGGTGGGCGGAGGGCAACGCCGGGCTGGAGGTCGCGCGGCTCGTCGCCTCCTCCGAGAGGACGCTGAGGGCGCTGTGGGCCATCGTCGGGTCCGGTTCGTCCACGGCCGAGTCGGTGCGGGCCTGCGTGTCGCCGATGGACCCGGTGCTGTGGCTGCCGCGCGAGCGCGAGCACGAGACCGTCCACCGCTCCCAGTGGATGCTCCGGGTCGTCGACGCGCCCGCGGCGATCGCGGCGCGCGGCTTTCCTGCCGGGGTCGCGGCCGGGGTCCCGCTGGAGATCGACGATCCGCAGCGTCCGGCGAACTCGGGCCGGTGGCACCTGGAGGTCAAGGACGGGGAGGGGCGGCTGGAGCGTTCCACCGCTACCGGCGCCGACGCCGTCCGCCTCGGCCCGCGCGGCCTGTCGGCGCTCTACTCCGGGATTCCGGAGTCGACGCTCCGCCGCGCCGGCCTGCTCCAGGGCGGGAACGCGGAGGCGCTCGCCGCGGCGTTCGCGGCCACGCCGTTCTCGCTGGATTACTTCTGA
- a CDS encoding YebC/PmpR family DNA-binding transcriptional regulator — protein sequence MSGHSKWATTKHKKAALDAKRGKLFAKLIKNIEVAARTGGGDPEANPTLYDAIYKAKKNSVPNDNIERARKRGAGEEAGGADWQNITYEGYAPGGVAVLIECLTDNRNRAASEVRVALTRNGGSLADPGSVSYMFNRKGVVIVPKAGTSEDDVMMAVLDAGAEEVNDLDGENFEVVSEAGDLVAVRSALVEAGIDYESAESKFLPSVTVPLDEDNAKKVFRLLDALEDSDDVQEIYANFDVSDEVMASIDA from the coding sequence ATGTCCGGCCATTCCAAGTGGGCGACGACCAAGCACAAGAAGGCGGCCCTCGACGCCAAGCGGGGCAAGCTCTTCGCCAAGCTGATCAAGAACATCGAGGTGGCGGCCCGCACGGGCGGCGGCGACCCGGAGGCCAACCCCACCCTCTACGACGCCATCTACAAGGCGAAGAAGAACTCGGTCCCGAACGACAACATCGAGCGCGCCCGCAAGCGGGGCGCCGGTGAGGAGGCCGGGGGCGCCGACTGGCAGAACATCACCTACGAGGGCTACGCCCCGGGCGGTGTCGCGGTGCTCATCGAGTGTCTGACCGACAACCGCAACCGGGCCGCCTCGGAGGTCCGCGTCGCGCTGACCCGCAACGGCGGCTCCCTCGCCGACCCGGGCTCGGTCTCCTACATGTTCAACCGCAAGGGCGTCGTGATCGTCCCCAAGGCGGGCACCAGCGAGGACGACGTGATGATGGCCGTCCTGGACGCCGGCGCCGAGGAGGTCAACGACCTCGACGGGGAGAACTTCGAGGTCGTGAGCGAGGCCGGTGACCTGGTCGCGGTCCGCTCGGCGCTGGTGGAGGCCGGGATCGACTACGAGTCGGCGGAGAGCAAGTTCCTGCCGAGCGTCACCGTCCCGCTCGACGAGGACAACGCCAAGAAGGTGTTCCGGCTCCTGGACGCCCTGGAGGACTCCGACGACGTCCAGGAGATCTACGCCAACTTCGACGTGAGCGACGAGGTCATGGCCTCCATCGACGCCTGA
- a CDS encoding DUF6928 family protein: MAWSVALACASAGEPTEVFRPGLAPDPDAAATIARRLYPAATLTETGDTVLDFALWPYEDELFVGAFDRALLLCDRRLFCLDDDARRIADTAAAALPGSHCGVLVLHNVIRSCWFRWYESGVLLRDVYVTAEDGVVVDQGERLPAEGPFWRAVDEGAPDVPLPFDPEEFGLALAEQYMFGRGIADRGKDGFLPLELPVRRFRHA, from the coding sequence ATGGCTTGGTCGGTCGCGCTGGCGTGCGCGAGCGCGGGTGAACCCACTGAGGTGTTCCGGCCGGGCCTGGCGCCCGACCCCGACGCCGCCGCGACGATCGCGCGCCGCCTCTACCCGGCGGCCACCCTGACCGAGACCGGCGACACGGTCCTGGACTTCGCGCTCTGGCCGTACGAGGACGAGCTGTTCGTCGGCGCCTTCGACCGGGCGCTGCTGCTGTGCGACCGGCGGCTGTTCTGCCTCGACGACGACGCCCGCCGCATCGCCGACACGGCCGCGGCGGCGCTCCCCGGCTCCCACTGCGGCGTCCTCGTCCTGCACAACGTGATCCGCAGCTGCTGGTTCCGCTGGTACGAGTCGGGCGTGCTGCTCCGCGACGTGTACGTCACCGCCGAGGACGGCGTGGTCGTCGACCAGGGCGAGCGGCTGCCCGCCGAGGGCCCGTTCTGGCGCGCCGTCGACGAGGGCGCGCCGGACGTGCCGCTCCCGTTCGACCCCGAGGAGTTCGGGCTCGCGCTCGCCGAGCAGTACATGTTCGGCCGCGGCATCGCCGACCGCGGCAAGGACGGCTTCCTGCCCCTGGAACTCCCGGTCCGCCGCTTCCGGCACGCCTGA
- the yajC gene encoding preprotein translocase subunit YajC, giving the protein MGSDIILAAGSGGSGSFNLLLLLAVPLVFYFLLIRPQSKRRKEQMQMQNAMEPGARVLTTSGIRATVVSVDDDGIVLEIADGVEVRFVKQAVMQVLKDDDPEELDDEHDEDAEDEDGDRVDLSKDGSEVDLSKDGDDEAAPAADVAGEDGEPESKPKGKAKVEAGDKPA; this is encoded by the coding sequence ATGGGCAGCGACATTATTCTCGCGGCGGGCTCGGGTGGTAGCGGGTCCTTCAATCTGCTCCTGCTTCTCGCCGTGCCTCTGGTCTTCTACTTCCTGCTCATCCGGCCGCAGAGCAAGCGCCGCAAAGAGCAGATGCAGATGCAGAACGCCATGGAGCCGGGCGCCCGCGTCCTGACGACCAGCGGTATCCGCGCGACCGTCGTGTCGGTCGACGACGACGGAATCGTGCTGGAGATCGCCGACGGCGTCGAGGTCCGGTTCGTCAAGCAGGCCGTCATGCAGGTCCTCAAGGACGACGACCCCGAGGAGCTCGACGACGAGCACGACGAGGACGCCGAGGACGAGGACGGCGACCGCGTCGACCTGTCCAAGGACGGCTCCGAGGTCGACCTGTCCAAGGACGGCGACGACGAGGCCGCGCCCGCCGCGGACGTTGCGGGCGAGGACGGCGAGCCCGAGTCCAAGCCGAAGGGGAAGGCGAAGGTCGAGGCGGGCGACAAGCCCGCCTGA
- the ruvB gene encoding Holliday junction branch migration DNA helicase RuvB, with translation MSETDETERLVSADAGGTEEQQIEAALRPKKLDDFVGQERVREQLSLVLHGALGRGRTPDHVLLSGGPGLGKTTLAMIIAAELGQPLRISSGPAIERAGDLAAVLSTLAEGEVLFLDEIHRLARPAEEMLYMAMEDFRVDVVVGKGPGATAIPLDIAPFTLVGATTRAGMLPGPLRDRFGFVAHMDFYEPAELEIIVRRSARLLDVEISDDAAAEVAGRSRGTPRIANRLLRRVRDYAEVRADGVITRESARAALALYEVDERGLDRLDRSVLESLMRKFGGGPVGLSTLAVSVGEEPETVEVVAEPFLVRQGLLARTPRGRVATAAAWAHLGLPQPPTAPMAGTLFDLDRDAGRTEE, from the coding sequence ATGAGCGAGACCGACGAGACGGAGCGGCTGGTGTCCGCGGACGCCGGCGGGACCGAGGAGCAGCAGATCGAGGCCGCGCTGCGGCCGAAGAAGCTGGACGACTTCGTCGGGCAGGAGCGGGTCCGCGAGCAGCTCTCGCTGGTGCTGCACGGCGCGCTCGGACGCGGCCGGACCCCCGACCACGTCCTGCTGTCGGGCGGGCCCGGGCTCGGCAAGACCACCCTCGCCATGATCATCGCGGCGGAGCTGGGGCAGCCGCTGCGGATCTCCTCGGGGCCGGCGATCGAGCGGGCCGGCGACCTCGCGGCCGTGCTGTCGACCCTCGCCGAAGGCGAGGTGCTGTTCCTGGACGAGATCCACCGGCTGGCGCGGCCCGCCGAGGAGATGCTCTACATGGCGATGGAGGACTTCCGCGTCGACGTCGTCGTGGGCAAGGGCCCCGGGGCGACGGCGATCCCGCTGGACATCGCCCCGTTCACGCTGGTGGGCGCCACCACGCGGGCGGGGATGCTGCCCGGCCCGCTGCGCGACCGCTTCGGCTTCGTCGCGCACATGGACTTCTACGAGCCCGCCGAACTGGAGATCATCGTCCGCCGGTCCGCCCGGCTGCTGGACGTGGAGATCTCCGACGACGCCGCCGCCGAGGTCGCCGGGCGCTCGCGCGGCACGCCCCGGATCGCCAACCGGCTGCTGCGCCGCGTCCGCGACTACGCCGAGGTGCGCGCCGACGGTGTGATCACGCGGGAATCGGCCCGCGCCGCCCTGGCGTTGTACGAGGTGGACGAACGGGGCCTTGACCGGCTCGACCGTTCCGTCCTGGAGTCGCTGATGCGCAAGTTCGGCGGCGGGCCGGTGGGCCTGTCGACGCTGGCCGTGTCGGTGGGGGAGGAGCCCGAGACCGTCGAGGTCGTCGCGGAGCCGTTCCTCGTCCGGCAGGGTCTGCTCGCCAGGACGCCGCGCGGAAGGGTCGCCACGGCCGCCGCGTGGGCGCACCTGGGGCTTCCCCAGCCGCCGACGGCGCCGATGGCGGGCACCCTGTTCGACCTGGACCGGGACGCCGGCCGGACGGAAGAGTGA
- the pdxT gene encoding pyridoxal 5'-phosphate synthase glutaminase subunit PdxT — protein sequence MTAVPTIGVLALQGDVREHARALEEAGARTVKVRRPDELERVDGLVLPGGESTTMWRLARSFELLEPLRKRIEAGMPAYGSCAGMIMLADRIRGGVAGQETVGGIDMTVRRNAFGRQVDSFEAAVPLTGMGDTPYHAVFIRAPWVESVGDAVEILGRAESGQNAGRIVAVRQGRLMATAFHPELTGDFRVHHYFADLVRRTTEED from the coding sequence GTGACTGCTGTGCCCACGATCGGTGTCCTCGCCCTGCAGGGCGACGTGCGCGAGCATGCGCGCGCGCTGGAGGAGGCCGGGGCGCGCACCGTGAAGGTGCGCCGTCCCGACGAGCTGGAGCGGGTCGACGGGCTGGTCCTGCCCGGTGGGGAGTCCACCACCATGTGGCGGCTGGCGCGCTCGTTCGAGCTGCTCGAACCGCTGCGCAAGCGGATCGAGGCGGGCATGCCCGCCTACGGCTCCTGCGCCGGCATGATCATGCTGGCGGACCGGATCCGGGGCGGCGTGGCGGGCCAGGAGACCGTCGGCGGGATCGACATGACCGTGCGGCGCAACGCGTTCGGCCGGCAGGTCGACTCCTTCGAGGCCGCCGTGCCGCTGACCGGTATGGGTGACACGCCGTACCACGCCGTTTTCATCCGCGCACCCTGGGTGGAGTCCGTCGGCGACGCCGTCGAGATCCTCGGACGCGCGGAGAGCGGCCAGAACGCCGGTAGGATCGTCGCCGTCCGCCAGGGGCGCCTCATGGCGACCGCGTTCCATCCGGAGCTGACGGGCGATTTCCGCGTGCACCACTACTTCGCCGATCTGGTGCGCCGGACGACAGAGGAGGATTGA
- the pdxS gene encoding pyridoxal 5'-phosphate synthase lyase subunit PdxS, whose protein sequence is MPVTTSTPVPDNAAPETGTARVKRGMAEMLKGGVIMDVVTPEQAKIAEDAGAVAVMALERVPADIRVEGGISRMSDPDMIDGIIAAVSIPVMAKARIGHFVEAQVLQALGVDYIDESEVLTPADYDNHIDKWAFTVPFVCGATSLGEALRRITEGAAMIRSKGEAGTGDVSNATTHMRRIRQEIRRLQNLPEDELFVAAKELQAPYELVKEVARAGKLPVVLFTAGGIATPADAAMMMQLGAEGVFVGSGIFKSGNPAQRAEAIVKATTFHDDPDVIAKVSRGLGEAMVGINAASLGEDQKFAGRGW, encoded by the coding sequence ATGCCCGTGACCACTTCCACTCCCGTCCCTGACAACGCCGCGCCCGAGACCGGGACCGCCCGCGTCAAGCGCGGCATGGCGGAGATGCTCAAGGGCGGCGTGATCATGGACGTCGTCACGCCCGAGCAGGCGAAGATCGCCGAAGACGCGGGCGCGGTCGCCGTCATGGCCCTGGAGCGGGTCCCCGCCGACATCCGCGTCGAGGGCGGCATCTCCCGGATGAGCGACCCCGACATGATCGACGGGATCATCGCCGCGGTCTCCATCCCCGTCATGGCCAAGGCCCGCATCGGCCACTTCGTCGAGGCGCAGGTGCTGCAGGCGCTCGGCGTCGACTACATCGACGAGTCCGAGGTGCTCACGCCCGCCGACTACGACAACCACATCGACAAGTGGGCGTTCACCGTCCCGTTCGTGTGCGGGGCCACCAGCCTCGGCGAGGCGCTGCGCCGCATCACCGAGGGCGCGGCGATGATCCGCTCCAAGGGCGAGGCGGGTACCGGCGACGTCTCCAACGCCACCACCCACATGCGCAGGATCCGGCAGGAGATCCGCCGCCTGCAGAACCTGCCCGAGGACGAGCTGTTCGTCGCGGCCAAGGAGCTCCAGGCCCCCTACGAGCTGGTCAAGGAGGTCGCCCGGGCGGGCAAGCTGCCCGTCGTGCTGTTCACCGCGGGCGGCATCGCCACCCCCGCCGACGCCGCGATGATGATGCAGCTCGGTGCCGAGGGCGTCTTCGTCGGCTCCGGGATCTTCAAGTCCGGCAACCCGGCCCAGCGCGCCGAGGCGATCGTGAAGGCCACCACCTTCCACGACGACCCCGACGTGATCGCCAAGGTGTCGCGCGGCCTCGGCGAGGCCATGGTCGGCATCAACGCCGCCTCCCTCGGCGAGGACCAGAAGTTCGCCGGCCGCGGCTGGTAG
- the ruvC gene encoding crossover junction endodeoxyribonuclease RuvC has product MRVMGVDPGLTRCGVGVVEGAPGKRLHLVHVSVVRTAPDEDHALRLLGVETGIAAVMDELRPDAVAVERVFSQHNVRTVMGTAQAAGIAMLLAARRGLPVALHTPSEAKAAVTGNGRADKAQVTRMVTRLLSLETAPKPADAADALALAICHVWRGGAQQRLAHAQRSRIEEAARAERERLAARSRGGSVQ; this is encoded by the coding sequence GTGCGGGTGATGGGGGTGGACCCCGGGCTCACCCGGTGCGGGGTCGGGGTCGTCGAAGGCGCCCCGGGCAAGCGGCTGCACCTGGTGCACGTGTCGGTCGTGCGGACCGCCCCCGACGAGGACCACGCCCTGCGGCTGCTGGGCGTGGAGACCGGAATCGCGGCCGTCATGGACGAGCTGCGCCCCGACGCCGTCGCCGTCGAGCGCGTGTTCTCCCAGCACAACGTCCGGACCGTGATGGGCACGGCCCAGGCCGCCGGGATCGCCATGCTGCTGGCCGCCCGGCGCGGCCTGCCCGTCGCGCTGCACACCCCCAGCGAGGCCAAGGCGGCCGTCACCGGGAACGGCCGCGCCGACAAGGCGCAGGTGACCCGGATGGTGACCCGGCTGCTGTCCCTGGAGACCGCGCCGAAGCCCGCCGACGCCGCCGACGCGCTCGCCCTGGCCATCTGCCACGTGTGGCGCGGGGGAGCGCAGCAGCGGCTCGCGCACGCGCAGCGGTCGCGCATCGAGGAGGCGGCCAGGGCCGAACGGGAACGGCTCGCCGCCCGGAGCAGAGGAGGAAGCGTCCAGTGA
- the ruvA gene encoding Holliday junction branch migration protein RuvA yields the protein MIAFVSGRVAAAGPDGAVIDVHGVGLSVQCTPATLAGLRVGEQARVPTSLVVREDSLTLFGFADDDERTVFELLQTASGVGPRLALAMLAVHSPNALRRAVSTEDVTALTKVPGIGKKGAQRIVLELRDRLGGPAGDDGGDLRAPARAEPWRDQVQMGLVNLGWSARDADAAVDAVAAELDGGEAPPVAALLRSALKKLSKP from the coding sequence GTGATCGCCTTCGTCAGCGGCCGGGTGGCCGCCGCGGGACCCGACGGGGCGGTGATCGACGTGCACGGCGTCGGCCTCTCGGTGCAGTGCACCCCCGCCACGCTGGCCGGCCTGCGGGTCGGGGAGCAGGCGCGGGTGCCGACCTCCCTCGTCGTCCGCGAGGACTCCCTCACCCTGTTCGGGTTCGCCGACGACGACGAGCGCACCGTCTTCGAGCTGCTCCAGACCGCGAGCGGCGTCGGGCCCCGCCTCGCCCTGGCGATGCTGGCGGTCCACTCGCCGAACGCTCTGCGCCGCGCCGTGTCCACCGAGGACGTGACCGCGCTCACCAAGGTGCCCGGCATCGGCAAGAAGGGCGCGCAGCGCATCGTCCTGGAACTGCGGGACCGCCTCGGCGGCCCTGCCGGCGACGACGGCGGCGACCTGCGCGCGCCCGCTCGCGCCGAGCCGTGGCGCGACCAGGTGCAGATGGGCCTGGTCAACCTCGGCTGGTCGGCCAGGGACGCCGACGCCGCCGTGGACGCCGTCGCGGCCGAGCTCGACGGCGGCGAGGCGCCCCCGGTCGCGGCGCTGCTGAGGTCGGCCCTGAAGAAGCTCAGCAAGCCATGA